In a single window of the Hyalangium gracile genome:
- a CDS encoding DUF420 domain-containing protein, with protein sequence MSNVAQAPASRVTDRTFYVFTGIVSAAALALLAWLLLIRRGGSVGVDLRFMPAVNASLNALAASLLLAGWVAIKRGARRVHQYLMVSAFGASALFLVGYLAYHYVHGDTKYAGDGLGRTVYLAVLASHVVLSVPVLPMALVAFYFAWRKDFRRHRKVTRWLAPIWLYVSVTGVLVFFLLRGSMPAMP encoded by the coding sequence ATGTCGAACGTCGCCCAAGCCCCTGCGTCCCGCGTCACGGATCGGACCTTCTACGTCTTCACGGGCATTGTGTCAGCGGCCGCACTGGCGCTGCTGGCGTGGCTGCTGCTGATCCGGCGCGGCGGCTCGGTGGGCGTGGATCTGCGCTTCATGCCGGCGGTGAACGCGAGCCTCAACGCGCTGGCGGCGAGCCTGCTGCTGGCGGGGTGGGTGGCGATCAAACGCGGAGCGCGGCGGGTGCACCAGTACCTGATGGTGTCCGCGTTCGGCGCGTCCGCGCTCTTCCTGGTGGGGTACCTGGCGTACCACTACGTGCACGGAGACACGAAGTACGCGGGCGACGGGCTGGGACGCACGGTGTACCTGGCGGTGCTGGCCAGCCACGTGGTGCTGTCGGTGCCGGTGCTGCCCATGGCGCTGGTGGCCTTCTACTTCGCGTGGCGCAAGGACTTCCGGCGGCACCGCAAGGTGACGCGGTGGCTGGCGCCCATCTGGCTCTACGTGTCGGTGACGGGCGTGCTCGTGTTCTTCCTGCTGCGCGGCAGCATGCCGGCGATGCCCTGA
- a CDS encoding S8 family peptidase → MRRLLILGLLLLTACPEETPGEEPPAPDKGRIQGKLNPFRGSGQAAGVSVNRPPLLQGQGAEELSRAFSRVMAQQRLKKRQSALEVTFPNIPIVLPPPGPPPLHRLPTTDPTIIGDVIVRFEQAGLSAPLALERVQVPGYRVAHKGFASEYLHLVGFEALDGHALTVEETGQLVARLAEVPGVRFTEKNLRMYSSRAPNDPAYTAQWHYPALNLPSAWDVNIGAGSVTVAVLDTGIATHPDLQPRIVQGYDMISDADNAGDGDGRDSVPIDMGKDEPGGGSSWHGTHVAGTIGAATDNGSGVAGVTWAARIMPVRVLGKKGGTSFDIAAAMNWAAGGVVTGIPTNPTPARVVNMSLGGASPPSSTYQDIINPRAAEGTIYIIAAGNESTDTTNSTPCNQDNVICVGSTNFAGRRSSFSNFGAQVDVMAAGGEMTEDLNGDDYPDGVLSTAFSDDGTPGYFFQQGTSMATPHVAGVVALMKSVNPGLSVAQVENLLKTTASKSSQCSEGCGAGLVNAQAALKRLTGAANEPPSLGLTTTLLSFRGSGTQRILLSNLGGGSLRVTAAKSGAQAAAVSLPNPTVTVAEFGTEVLEVSVNTGGLANGDYSAILTLTGTNASNGAAAGTATVSVKIRVGAAADLDAFIAFAYQDSQGAWKIEDEAAGVVKASSSYQYFIDLPPKTYYTIATIDDDQDGEFFEDGERTGFWRNVDDFEPIPLTVQQVVSNISYDLVPLAPIDDTPTLVVGSACGSNADCPDGGRCVTAYPGGYCTRDCDRQACPAGSKCYIVDSASGARACIASCSGPGGGQSTCRSSYVCYDDEAGGGQCLPDCRALDICGGAGFACNASGYCQ, encoded by the coding sequence ATGCGCCGTCTGCTCATCCTGGGGCTGCTGTTGCTCACCGCCTGTCCGGAGGAAACCCCGGGCGAGGAACCGCCCGCACCCGACAAGGGGCGCATCCAGGGCAAGCTGAACCCGTTCCGGGGCTCGGGGCAGGCCGCGGGCGTCTCGGTGAATCGGCCGCCGCTGCTCCAGGGGCAGGGCGCGGAGGAGCTGTCCCGAGCCTTCTCCCGGGTGATGGCGCAGCAGCGGCTGAAGAAGCGCCAGTCCGCGCTGGAGGTGACGTTCCCGAACATCCCCATCGTCCTGCCGCCGCCGGGTCCGCCGCCGCTCCACCGGCTGCCCACGACGGACCCCACCATCATAGGAGACGTCATCGTCCGCTTCGAGCAGGCGGGGCTGAGCGCGCCGCTGGCGCTGGAGCGGGTGCAGGTGCCCGGCTACCGCGTGGCGCACAAGGGCTTCGCCAGCGAGTACCTGCACCTGGTGGGCTTCGAGGCGCTGGACGGCCACGCGCTCACCGTGGAGGAGACGGGGCAATTGGTGGCGCGACTGGCGGAGGTGCCCGGCGTGCGCTTCACGGAGAAGAACCTGCGCATGTACTCGTCGAGGGCGCCGAATGATCCGGCCTACACCGCGCAGTGGCACTACCCGGCGCTGAACCTGCCCTCCGCGTGGGACGTGAACATTGGAGCGGGCAGCGTGACGGTGGCCGTGCTCGACACGGGCATCGCGACCCACCCGGACCTCCAGCCGCGCATCGTCCAGGGCTACGACATGATCTCCGACGCGGACAACGCGGGGGATGGCGACGGGCGTGACTCCGTCCCCATCGACATGGGCAAGGACGAGCCGGGCGGCGGCTCCTCGTGGCACGGCACGCACGTGGCGGGCACCATCGGCGCGGCGACGGACAACGGCAGCGGCGTGGCGGGGGTGACGTGGGCGGCGCGCATCATGCCGGTGCGCGTGCTCGGCAAGAAGGGAGGCACCTCCTTCGACATCGCCGCGGCGATGAACTGGGCGGCGGGCGGCGTCGTGACGGGCATTCCCACCAACCCCACGCCGGCCCGGGTCGTCAACATGAGCCTGGGCGGGGCCTCCCCGCCGTCCAGCACGTACCAGGACATCATCAACCCGCGCGCGGCGGAGGGGACCATCTACATCATCGCCGCGGGCAACGAGAGCACGGACACGACCAACAGCACCCCGTGCAACCAGGACAACGTCATCTGCGTGGGCTCGACGAACTTCGCCGGCCGGCGCAGCAGCTTCTCCAACTTCGGCGCCCAGGTGGACGTGATGGCGGCGGGCGGCGAGATGACGGAGGACCTCAACGGAGACGACTACCCGGACGGCGTGCTCTCCACGGCGTTCAGTGACGATGGGACGCCGGGCTACTTCTTCCAGCAGGGCACGAGCATGGCCACTCCGCATGTGGCGGGGGTGGTGGCGCTGATGAAGTCGGTGAACCCCGGGCTGAGCGTGGCGCAGGTGGAGAACCTCCTGAAGACCACCGCCAGCAAGAGCAGCCAGTGCAGCGAGGGGTGTGGCGCGGGCCTGGTGAACGCGCAGGCGGCGCTCAAGCGGCTGACGGGCGCCGCGAACGAGCCGCCCAGCCTGGGCCTCACCACCACGCTCTTGTCCTTCCGAGGCAGCGGCACGCAGCGCATCCTCCTGTCCAACCTGGGCGGGGGCTCGCTGCGGGTGACGGCGGCGAAGTCGGGCGCGCAGGCGGCCGCGGTGTCGCTGCCGAACCCGACGGTGACGGTGGCGGAGTTCGGAACGGAGGTGCTGGAGGTATCGGTGAACACGGGAGGGCTGGCCAACGGGGACTACTCGGCCATCCTCACGCTCACGGGGACGAACGCGAGCAACGGGGCCGCGGCGGGTACAGCCACGGTGTCGGTGAAGATCCGCGTGGGCGCGGCGGCGGACCTGGATGCGTTCATCGCCTTCGCGTACCAGGACAGCCAGGGCGCGTGGAAGATCGAGGACGAGGCCGCCGGAGTGGTGAAGGCCTCGTCGAGCTACCAGTACTTCATCGATCTGCCGCCGAAGACGTACTACACGATCGCCACCATCGACGACGACCAGGACGGCGAGTTCTTCGAGGACGGCGAGCGCACGGGCTTCTGGCGCAACGTGGACGACTTCGAGCCCATTCCGCTCACGGTGCAGCAGGTGGTGTCCAACATCAGCTACGACCTGGTGCCGCTGGCGCCCATCGACGACACACCGACGCTGGTGGTGGGCAGCGCCTGCGGCAGCAACGCGGACTGCCCGGATGGAGGGCGCTGCGTGACGGCCTATCCCGGCGGGTACTGCACGCGAGACTGTGACAGGCAGGCATGCCCGGCGGGCTCCAAGTGCTACATCGTGGACTCGGCCTCCGGAGCCCGGGCCTGCATCGCGAGCTGCTCGGGGCCGGGCGGGGGGCAGAGCACCTGCCGCTCGAGCTACGTCTGCTACGACGACGAGGCGGGCGGGGGCCAGTGTCTGCCGGACTGCCGCGCGCTGGACATCTGCGGTGGCGCCGGCTTCGCCTGCAACGCCAGCGGCTACTGCCAGTAG
- a CDS encoding biliverdin-producing heme oxygenase → MSKTTLLQRLKAETRPHHERAESAVRLMEPGLTLEHYRHHLEALYGFFAPLEASLASLLTGLMPELRVDERWKLPLLLKDLRALGHDAASLARLPRATQLPPLPGLPEALGCFYVLEGSTLGGQLILRHLQRHFAGTPAGDFAFFSAYGEAVGPMWRAFGEAVNRASEAQASESFDARVIQGARDTFDAFEHWLRQESAEFTTYP, encoded by the coding sequence ATGTCCAAGACAACCCTCCTCCAGCGGTTGAAGGCCGAGACCCGGCCGCACCACGAGCGCGCCGAGAGCGCCGTGCGCCTCATGGAACCGGGCCTCACCCTCGAGCACTACCGCCACCACCTGGAGGCGCTCTACGGCTTCTTCGCCCCGCTCGAGGCCTCACTCGCCTCGCTGCTCACGGGCCTCATGCCCGAGCTGCGCGTCGACGAGCGCTGGAAGCTGCCCCTGCTCCTGAAGGACTTGCGCGCCCTGGGGCATGACGCCGCTTCGCTCGCGCGCCTGCCTCGCGCCACCCAATTGCCACCGCTGCCCGGGCTCCCCGAGGCGCTCGGCTGCTTCTACGTGCTGGAGGGCTCCACGCTCGGAGGCCAGCTCATCCTCCGCCACCTCCAGCGCCACTTTGCCGGCACTCCCGCCGGAGACTTCGCCTTCTTCAGCGCCTACGGCGAGGCGGTGGGCCCCATGTGGCGCGCCTTCGGCGAGGCCGTCAACCGCGCCTCCGAAGCCCAGGCCTCCGAGTCCTTCGACGCCCGAGTCATCCAGGGCGCCCGGGACACCTTCGACGCCTTCGAGCACTGGCTGCGCCAGGAGTCCGCCGAGTTCACCACCTACCCCTGA
- a CDS encoding EamA family transporter — MAVFLYTSPVFSALGLHLLLPGERLRRLQWLGTAMCFAGIAVAFIGGTSPVRMDARVLLGASSSR; from the coding sequence GTGGCCGTGTTCCTCTACACCTCGCCTGTCTTCTCCGCGCTGGGCTTGCACCTGCTGCTGCCGGGTGAGCGCCTGCGCCGCCTCCAGTGGCTGGGGACCGCCATGTGCTTTGCCGGCATCGCGGTGGCGTTCATCGGCGGCACCTCTCCGGTGCGCATGGATGCACGCGTGCTGCTGGGAGCATCGAGCTCGCGGTAG
- a CDS encoding DEAD/DEAH box helicase, which translates to MAPQISIDFHAAQAAHPSLQPFHPVVRRWFAERLGEPSRPQVEGWPLIQGGHDVLIAAPTGSGKTLTAFLAALDGLFRQALEGTLPDRTQVLYVSPLKALGNDVQKNLLQPLEELLARARAEGYAPQDLRVQVRTGDTSASERAQMIKRPPHILITTPESLYLYLTADRARATLRAVHTVIVDEIHALARDKRGSHFTLSMERLKVLTEVRPQLIGLSATQKPLDRIAAFLTGATLQECQRVEVGHLRPWDLTVEIPDAELGSIASHEMWGQVYDRLVQLTSSHRTTLIFVNTRKMAERVAHDLGERLGKDKVAAHHGSMSREIRLAAEERLKNGQLVAMVATASLELGIDVGNVDLVVQLGSTKAISVLLQRVGRAGHYKGGISKGVLFAMTRDELVECVALLNAVREGDLDAVRIPEKPMDVLAQQIVAACACEEWDERALFSTFQRAYPYRDLTWEEYQQVLETLSEGISLRRGRSGVHLHRDKVNHRLKGRRGVRITALTNGGAIPDTFSFAVTAEPEGKVVGQLDEDFAVESSPGDIFLLGSTAWRIQRVTGSTVQVEDARGAPPTVPFWRGEAPGRTDELSLQVGRLREELLRHDDPAAFLEKQLRVPAPAADALLGYLRLGHKMLGVVPCHTTVVAERFFDEAGGMQLVIHAPFGSRINRAWGLALRKRFCRSFDFELQAAATEDGILLSLGEQHSFPLGDIFDFLHPDNVQEVLVQAVLQAPLFGTRFRWNATRSLALNRFSGGKRVAPNLQRARSEDLLAAVFPAQVGCQDNHGGADIELPDHPLVKQTMEDCLREAMDVDGLRQVLRRIKDGSIRLEARDVPEPSVFAHQMIHSMPYTFLDDAPAEERRVRNVALRRAMPAEDAAAFGSLDAAAIAQVVEDAAPPMRDADELHDALLQLVLLRASEVPRGLEVPLFQQGRVAWLELPGGRFLVPAERGSAVRALFPDVVPQPPLPVLEGDRPVERDAAVLQVVRGYMEMLGPTTAGELARLTLLDESEVNLALHNLESTGGILRGQFRPRTEPGAPGEPVPLEWCDRRLLQRIHRLTVGRLRKEIEPLSAQDFMRFLFRWHHLEEVDALRGSTGLLKAVTLLQGYEAPASAWERFLLPARMKGYNGELLERASYGGEVAWGRLTVKDARPPPGPRRGAPVTPPEPEAPRARAPQPTRNASLTFTRRENLDWMLAAARPNAVFSDGGVWLPPDLSAAARDVVGVLEQRGACFFNDLVSRARRLPAEVEDALWELVARGLVTADAVQNLRVLQSPAQRRRQKLLQRGGPGRWSLLVPSEPKQSDEVLDQLARLFLQRYGIVWRDLAMREALAPTWRELLFVYRRMEARGEVRGGRFVSGFVGEQFALPEAVDMARAVRRQAPSGVRVQLSAVDPLNLTGVVTPGPRVPAMVGNVVTWVDGIPQGVDALAEDDDEGPEAPEGEAAAS; encoded by the coding sequence CCGGCAGCGGCAAGACGCTCACCGCCTTCCTGGCCGCGCTGGACGGGCTCTTCCGGCAGGCGCTGGAGGGCACGCTGCCGGACCGGACGCAGGTGCTCTACGTGTCGCCGCTCAAGGCGCTGGGCAACGACGTGCAGAAGAACCTGTTGCAGCCGCTCGAGGAGCTGCTGGCCCGCGCCCGCGCGGAGGGCTACGCGCCCCAGGACCTGCGCGTGCAGGTGCGCACCGGGGACACGTCCGCCTCCGAGCGCGCGCAGATGATCAAGCGGCCTCCGCACATCCTCATCACCACGCCGGAGTCGCTCTACCTCTACCTCACCGCGGACCGGGCCCGGGCCACGCTGCGCGCGGTGCACACCGTCATCGTGGATGAAATCCACGCGCTGGCGCGGGACAAGCGGGGCAGCCACTTCACGCTCTCCATGGAGCGGCTCAAGGTGCTCACCGAGGTGCGCCCGCAGCTCATCGGCCTGTCGGCCACGCAGAAGCCGCTGGACAGGATCGCTGCCTTCCTCACGGGGGCCACGCTCCAGGAGTGCCAGCGGGTGGAGGTGGGCCACCTGCGGCCGTGGGACCTGACGGTGGAGATCCCCGACGCGGAGCTGGGCTCCATCGCCTCGCACGAGATGTGGGGGCAGGTCTACGACAGGCTGGTGCAGCTGACGTCCTCGCACCGCACGACGCTCATCTTCGTCAACACGCGGAAGATGGCCGAGCGCGTGGCGCACGACCTGGGCGAGCGGCTCGGCAAGGACAAGGTGGCGGCGCACCACGGCAGCATGTCGCGGGAGATCCGCCTGGCGGCGGAGGAGCGGCTGAAGAACGGGCAGCTCGTGGCGATGGTGGCCACCGCGTCGCTGGAGCTGGGCATCGACGTGGGCAACGTGGACCTGGTGGTGCAGCTGGGCAGCACCAAGGCCATCTCCGTGCTGCTGCAGCGGGTGGGCCGCGCCGGCCACTATAAAGGAGGCATCTCCAAGGGCGTGCTCTTCGCGATGACGCGCGACGAGCTGGTGGAGTGCGTGGCACTGCTCAACGCCGTGCGCGAGGGCGACCTGGACGCGGTGCGCATCCCCGAGAAGCCCATGGACGTGCTGGCGCAGCAGATCGTCGCCGCCTGCGCGTGCGAGGAGTGGGACGAGCGGGCCCTCTTCTCCACCTTCCAGCGCGCCTACCCGTACCGCGACCTGACGTGGGAGGAGTACCAGCAGGTGCTGGAGACGCTCTCGGAGGGCATCTCCCTGCGCCGGGGCCGCAGCGGCGTGCACCTGCACCGCGACAAGGTGAACCACCGGCTGAAGGGCCGGCGCGGGGTGCGGATTACGGCGCTGACCAACGGCGGCGCCATCCCGGACACCTTCAGCTTCGCCGTGACGGCCGAGCCGGAGGGCAAGGTGGTGGGGCAGCTGGACGAGGACTTCGCGGTGGAGTCCTCGCCGGGAGACATCTTCCTGCTGGGCTCCACGGCGTGGCGCATCCAGCGGGTGACGGGCAGCACGGTGCAGGTGGAGGACGCGAGGGGAGCCCCGCCCACGGTGCCCTTCTGGCGCGGCGAGGCGCCGGGCCGCACGGACGAGCTGTCCCTGCAGGTGGGCCGGCTGCGCGAGGAATTGCTGCGCCACGACGACCCGGCGGCCTTCCTGGAGAAGCAGCTCCGGGTGCCCGCGCCAGCGGCGGACGCGCTGCTGGGCTACCTGCGGCTGGGGCACAAGATGCTGGGCGTAGTGCCCTGCCACACCACGGTGGTGGCCGAGCGCTTCTTCGACGAGGCGGGCGGCATGCAGCTCGTCATCCACGCGCCCTTCGGCAGCCGCATCAACCGGGCGTGGGGCCTGGCGCTGCGCAAGCGCTTCTGCCGCTCGTTCGACTTCGAGCTGCAGGCGGCGGCTACCGAGGACGGCATCCTCCTGTCCCTGGGCGAGCAGCACTCCTTCCCGCTGGGGGACATCTTCGACTTCCTCCACCCGGACAACGTGCAGGAGGTGCTGGTGCAGGCGGTGCTCCAGGCGCCGCTGTTCGGCACGCGCTTCCGGTGGAACGCCACGCGCTCGCTGGCGCTCAACCGCTTCTCCGGAGGCAAGCGCGTGGCGCCCAACCTCCAGCGCGCCCGGAGCGAGGACCTGCTGGCGGCCGTCTTCCCCGCGCAGGTGGGCTGCCAGGACAACCACGGCGGAGCGGACATCGAGCTGCCGGACCACCCGCTGGTGAAGCAGACGATGGAGGACTGCCTGCGCGAGGCCATGGACGTGGACGGCCTGCGCCAGGTGCTGCGCCGCATCAAGGACGGGAGCATCCGCCTGGAGGCGCGGGACGTGCCGGAGCCCAGCGTCTTCGCGCACCAGATGATCCACAGCATGCCGTACACCTTCCTGGACGACGCGCCGGCCGAGGAGCGGCGGGTGCGCAACGTGGCGCTGCGGCGGGCGATGCCGGCCGAGGACGCGGCGGCCTTCGGCTCGCTGGACGCGGCGGCCATCGCCCAGGTGGTGGAGGACGCCGCGCCGCCGATGCGGGACGCGGACGAGCTGCACGACGCGCTGCTGCAGTTGGTGCTGCTGCGCGCCTCGGAGGTGCCGCGAGGGCTGGAGGTGCCGCTCTTCCAGCAGGGGCGGGTGGCGTGGCTGGAGCTGCCGGGCGGCCGCTTCCTGGTGCCGGCCGAGCGTGGCAGCGCGGTGCGGGCGCTCTTCCCGGACGTGGTGCCGCAGCCGCCGCTGCCGGTGCTGGAGGGCGACAGGCCGGTGGAGCGGGACGCGGCGGTGCTCCAGGTGGTGCGCGGGTACATGGAGATGCTGGGGCCCACCACGGCCGGAGAGCTGGCGCGGCTGACGCTGCTGGACGAGTCCGAGGTGAACCTCGCCCTTCACAACCTCGAGAGCACCGGAGGCATCCTCCGGGGCCAGTTCCGCCCGCGGACGGAGCCCGGAGCGCCGGGCGAGCCCGTGCCGCTCGAGTGGTGTGACAGGCGCCTGCTCCAGCGCATCCACCGGCTCACGGTGGGGCGGCTGCGCAAGGAGATTGAACCGCTGAGCGCGCAGGACTTCATGCGCTTCCTCTTCCGCTGGCACCACCTGGAGGAGGTGGATGCGCTGCGCGGCTCCACGGGCCTGCTCAAGGCGGTGACGCTGCTGCAGGGCTACGAGGCGCCGGCCTCGGCGTGGGAGCGCTTCCTGCTGCCCGCGCGCATGAAGGGCTACAACGGCGAGCTGCTGGAGCGCGCCAGCTATGGCGGCGAGGTGGCCTGGGGACGGCTGACGGTGAAGGACGCCCGTCCGCCTCCGGGGCCGCGTCGAGGCGCGCCGGTGACGCCTCCCGAGCCGGAGGCTCCGCGCGCCCGTGCGCCGCAGCCCACGCGCAACGCGAGCCTCACCTTCACCCGCCGGGAGAACCTGGACTGGATGCTGGCCGCCGCGAGGCCCAACGCGGTGTTCTCGGACGGGGGCGTGTGGCTGCCGCCGGACCTGTCCGCCGCGGCACGGGACGTGGTGGGGGTGTTGGAGCAGCGCGGCGCCTGCTTCTTCAATGACCTCGTCTCCCGCGCGCGCCGGCTGCCGGCGGAGGTGGAGGACGCGCTGTGGGAGCTGGTGGCGCGGGGGCTCGTCACGGCGGACGCGGTGCAGAACCTGCGCGTGCTGCAGAGCCCGGCCCAGCGTCGGCGCCAGAAGCTGCTGCAGCGCGGCGGCCCGGGGCGCTGGAGCCTGCTGGTGCCCTCCGAGCCGAAGCAGAGCGACGAGGTGCTGGATCAGCTCGCGCGCCTGTTCCTGCAGCGCTACGGTATCGTCTGGAGGGACCTGGCGATGCGCGAGGCGCTGGCGCCCACCTGGCGCGAGCTGCTCTTCGTGTACCGGCGCATGGAGGCGCGCGGAGAGGTGCGCGGGGGGCGCTTCGTGTCCGGCTTCGTGGGCGAGCAGTTCGCGCTGCCGGAGGCGGTGGACATGGCGCGAGCGGTGCGGCGCCAGGCGCCCTCGGGGGTGAGGGTGCAGCTGTCGGCGGTGGATCCGCTCAACCTCACGGGGGTGGTGACGCCGGGGCCGCGCGTGCCCGCCATGGTGGGCAACGTCGTGACGTGGGTGGACGGGATTCCGCAGGGCGTGGATGCGCTCGCGGAGGACGATGACGAGGGGCCGGAGGCACCCGAGGGCGAGGCGGCGGCGAGTTGA
- a CDS encoding sensor histidine kinase, translating to MSIRTKVLLFAGVALALVAILGAVLSRGAARAEELRLRLETLDRQLDVYAEMRHQAWSYLGHLLQASRVGHDTRSVLRDYQKVLQEDLLQLEEGLRAELQWQDFPAPPHEQQLIEALIDAQRKWADGVEVVLRPTGASASAVGGWWELFSTYEQEVSPLLDKRIASERERHRRLEALLEQSLRRSRWIGWLAPLGAALPLGLMAAAILVPLLRQLRELRASAERIHHGDFSGVVPSRSRDELGSLALAVNRMAEELRATVREKERMLQAEAEAAERERRRDVETAARDFHRYNSALEQMVRARTGELESANSQLASSLRQLQTMQAQLIFTDRLASMGRLAAGVGHEINNPLAYVLSNLNYVHKELQRTQCTLSEEERQELLVAMTEAKEGAERVRVIVQDLKTLSRPDDVGSGRADLKLVLSAAVKIASHEIRRRARLVEELGELPPVLGNSSRLGQVFLNLLINAAQAIPEGHVEQNEIRIHGRLETPELVAVEIRDTGCGIPQENLDRIFDPFFTTKPVGEGTGLGLSLVHSIITALGGTITVKSQVGQGTTFRVHLPAAKALS from the coding sequence ATGTCGATCCGCACCAAGGTCTTGCTCTTCGCGGGAGTGGCCCTCGCCCTCGTGGCCATCCTCGGTGCCGTGCTCTCCCGCGGCGCCGCGCGCGCCGAGGAGCTCCGCCTCCGGCTGGAGACCCTGGACCGACAGCTGGATGTCTATGCCGAGATGCGTCACCAGGCCTGGAGCTACCTCGGCCATCTGCTCCAGGCCAGCCGCGTGGGCCATGACACCCGCTCCGTGCTGCGCGACTACCAGAAGGTCCTCCAGGAGGATCTCCTCCAGCTCGAGGAGGGCCTGCGCGCCGAGCTGCAGTGGCAGGACTTCCCCGCTCCCCCTCACGAGCAGCAGCTCATCGAGGCCCTCATCGACGCCCAGCGCAAGTGGGCCGACGGCGTCGAGGTGGTGCTCCGTCCCACTGGAGCCAGCGCCTCCGCCGTCGGGGGCTGGTGGGAGCTTTTCTCTACCTATGAGCAGGAGGTCAGCCCCCTGCTCGACAAGCGCATCGCCTCCGAGCGCGAGCGGCATCGGCGCCTCGAGGCGCTGCTGGAGCAGAGCCTTCGGCGCTCCCGGTGGATCGGCTGGCTCGCGCCGCTCGGGGCCGCCCTGCCCCTGGGCCTGATGGCGGCGGCGATCCTGGTGCCCCTGCTCCGGCAGCTGCGCGAGCTGCGCGCGAGCGCCGAGCGCATCCACCATGGGGACTTCTCCGGGGTGGTGCCGTCCCGGAGCCGCGATGAGCTCGGCTCGCTCGCCCTGGCCGTCAACCGCATGGCCGAGGAGCTGCGCGCCACCGTGCGCGAGAAGGAGCGCATGCTCCAGGCCGAAGCAGAGGCCGCCGAGCGCGAGCGCCGCCGCGACGTGGAGACGGCCGCCCGCGACTTCCACCGCTACAACTCGGCCCTGGAGCAGATGGTGCGCGCGCGCACCGGCGAGCTCGAGAGCGCCAACTCCCAGCTCGCCTCCAGCCTGCGGCAGCTGCAGACCATGCAGGCCCAGCTCATCTTCACCGACAGGCTGGCCTCCATGGGCCGGCTCGCCGCCGGCGTGGGCCACGAGATCAACAACCCGCTGGCCTACGTGCTCAGCAACCTCAACTACGTCCACAAGGAGCTCCAGCGCACGCAGTGCACCCTCTCCGAGGAGGAGCGCCAGGAGCTGCTCGTCGCGATGACGGAGGCCAAGGAGGGCGCCGAGCGCGTGCGCGTCATCGTCCAGGACCTCAAGACGCTCTCACGCCCGGACGACGTCGGCAGCGGCCGGGCGGACCTGAAGCTCGTGCTGAGCGCCGCCGTGAAGATCGCCTCGCATGAGATTCGCCGCCGCGCGCGGCTGGTGGAGGAGCTGGGCGAGCTGCCCCCCGTGCTGGGCAACTCCTCGCGCCTGGGCCAGGTGTTCCTCAACCTGCTCATCAACGCCGCCCAGGCCATCCCCGAGGGCCACGTGGAGCAGAACGAGATCCGCATCCACGGGCGCCTGGAGACACCCGAGCTCGTCGCCGTGGAGATCCGCGACACCGGCTGCGGCATCCCCCAGGAGAACCTGGACCGGATCTTCGATCCCTTCTTCACCACCAAGCCCGTGGGCGAGGGCACCGGGCTGGGGCTCTCCCTCGTCCACAGCATCATCACCGCGCTGGGAGGCACCATCACCGTGAAGAGCCAGGTGGGCCAGGGCACCACCTTCCGCGTCCACCTGCCGGCGGCCAAGGCCCTGAGCTGA